The following are encoded in a window of uncultured Sphaerochaeta sp. genomic DNA:
- a CDS encoding CpsB/CapC family capsule biosynthesis tyrosine phosphatase, translating to MGICDMHCHLLPEIDDGYLSREQFIRMLNLYQLSGVTAIAFTPHIYNPYVTTNIAGLRETYEWAKKEAEALGIKTYLGSELFVGEQETLKMVPIDGRFSLVEFGLSLPPPRLLERLQQLTEMHYRPLLAHVERYLWLTPKSAMLQRLRSLGCLLQTNVEAVESGLSLPYLELGLIDVIATDNHGNETLPARLMDAIEKWPSVGRSMQNLW from the coding sequence ATGGGTATCTGTGACATGCACTGCCATCTTTTGCCTGAGATTGACGATGGCTACCTATCACGTGAACAGTTCATCCGAATGCTGAATCTCTATCAGCTATCAGGCGTCACAGCAATAGCATTTACACCCCATATCTACAATCCGTATGTGACCACAAACATCGCTGGGCTCAGAGAGACCTACGAGTGGGCAAAGAAAGAAGCCGAGGCCTTGGGAATTAAGACCTACTTGGGCAGCGAGCTCTTTGTAGGTGAGCAGGAAACCCTCAAGATGGTCCCCATCGACGGAAGGTTTTCATTGGTGGAGTTTGGGCTCTCCTTGCCCCCGCCCAGATTGTTGGAACGGTTGCAGCAACTCACTGAGATGCATTATCGTCCACTCTTGGCGCATGTTGAACGATATCTTTGGTTGACCCCAAAGAGTGCAATGTTGCAACGTTTGCGCTCTCTCGGTTGTTTACTCCAGACAAACGTTGAAGCTGTGGAGAGCGGACTTTCGCTTCCCTATTTGGAACTTGGCTTGATTGATGTGATCGCCACAGACAATCATGGCAATGAAACCCTTCCGGCCCGTTTGATGGATGCAATTGAGAAATGGCCATCAGTGGGACGGAGTATGCAAAATCTTTGGTGA
- a CDS encoding AAA family ATPase yields the protein MLLDMTIANFKSVKSAQTISFEAVRDNRFPESKVVEVTEKLKLIKTAAIVGPNGAGKSTFVRALEALKGIVCATEETENPLQILSGTSFAYSEEKGQPATIIIRVLVDRDEESGEPTIAQYTLVSDREKIFEESLYHLIGRSKRMMFERKVDENSLLLDDQELTYKYRWGKMYRGDKKRLVGKVDEKHSFLGASAQKGSDTTSLLYAWLSDSLHLLPMGVSNISEKYLINRLSEHPEWVQQLINFLWSVDITDIRDIRVKDERIIFVHTNVTQHYASYFSLESLSLRRLCLMGVAFFDAFTRNQTLVIDDFGMLLHPDVLCHVVEIFEASNLGYGSQMLVVDCNPSLLKPGLLRRDGVYFAEKNSESATVYFSLANFKYSRSKDKTQSQYMNGAFGALPILSEFSFVDTSKDKEE from the coding sequence ATGCTGCTGGATATGACTATTGCGAACTTCAAGTCCGTAAAGTCTGCGCAAACCATTTCTTTTGAAGCTGTCAGGGATAATAGGTTCCCTGAGTCAAAAGTTGTCGAAGTCACTGAGAAACTGAAGCTGATCAAGACAGCAGCCATTGTAGGTCCCAATGGAGCTGGAAAGAGCACTTTTGTACGTGCACTTGAAGCGTTGAAAGGTATTGTATGTGCAACCGAGGAGACGGAGAACCCTCTCCAGATTCTCAGTGGTACATCGTTCGCCTATTCCGAGGAGAAAGGACAGCCGGCAACCATTATCATCAGAGTGCTGGTAGACCGTGATGAAGAGAGTGGGGAGCCAACCATTGCTCAGTATACCTTGGTCAGTGACCGGGAAAAGATTTTCGAGGAATCCCTCTACCATCTTATTGGTCGTTCAAAACGGATGATGTTTGAAAGAAAGGTTGATGAGAACAGTCTCCTTCTTGATGATCAGGAACTGACCTACAAGTATCGATGGGGCAAGATGTATCGCGGTGATAAGAAGCGATTGGTTGGGAAGGTTGACGAAAAACACTCTTTCCTGGGTGCTTCTGCCCAGAAGGGAAGTGATACCACCTCTTTGCTCTATGCCTGGTTGAGTGACAGCCTTCATCTGCTTCCCATGGGTGTTTCAAACATCAGCGAGAAATATCTCATCAACCGCTTGAGTGAACATCCTGAGTGGGTCCAGCAGTTGATCAACTTCCTTTGGAGTGTTGATATCACTGATATTCGTGACATCAGGGTCAAGGATGAGAGAATTATCTTTGTCCATACCAACGTAACACAACACTATGCCTCCTATTTCTCCCTGGAGAGTTTGAGTCTCAGACGCCTGTGTCTTATGGGTGTAGCCTTTTTTGATGCCTTCACCCGGAACCAGACACTGGTAATCGATGACTTCGGCATGCTGTTGCATCCTGATGTTCTCTGTCACGTTGTGGAAATATTTGAGGCAAGCAACCTGGGCTATGGTTCCCAGATGCTTGTGGTTGATTGCAACCCCTCCCTGCTCAAGCCGGGATTGCTCAGGCGTGATGGTGTCTACTTCGCTGAGAAAAACAGTGAGAGTGCCACCGTATACTTCAGTCTGGCCAATTTCAAGTATTCAAGAAGCAAGGACAAGACACAGAGTCAGTACATGAATGGAGCATTCGGAGCTCTTCCGATTCTCTCTGAGTTCTCTTTTGTGGACACAAGCAAGGATAAGGAGGAGTAA
- a CDS encoding RloB family protein has product MARKRISQKPRRTVLVVTATEAEALYFSQMRKDCRYANMTVVWEPDYKDLAHLITLAGQMRNKEKYSSVWLVFGLADLNVSVQDVKKAMPLAEKKKVRLAWNNPSLPLWYLLHLQSPKGFVNDPALIESALSKQFPGFRGDASYLLDEGLDLHLKLYSAKSKAAVNASSYNALTASQVGLAPTNMVALLNDITDICGLADLTHNQKRLGLNKNKG; this is encoded by the coding sequence ATGGCACGAAAACGCATATCCCAAAAACCACGCAGGACCGTACTGGTGGTGACAGCAACCGAGGCGGAAGCCCTCTACTTTTCCCAAATGCGCAAGGATTGCCGCTATGCAAATATGACGGTGGTATGGGAACCTGATTACAAGGATCTTGCCCACTTGATCACCTTGGCCGGGCAGATGAGGAACAAGGAAAAATACAGCAGCGTATGGTTGGTCTTCGGACTTGCAGACCTGAATGTTTCTGTACAGGACGTTAAGAAAGCAATGCCTCTTGCAGAGAAGAAAAAGGTTCGTCTGGCTTGGAACAATCCGTCCCTGCCTCTTTGGTATCTACTGCACCTACAGTCTCCAAAGGGCTTCGTGAATGACCCTGCTCTGATCGAGAGTGCTCTCTCTAAGCAATTTCCTGGCTTCAGAGGTGATGCCTCCTATCTTTTGGATGAAGGACTTGACCTGCATCTTAAACTCTATTCAGCGAAGTCGAAGGCTGCCGTGAATGCATCTTCCTATAATGCACTCACAGCATCGCAGGTAGGGTTGGCCCCTACCAACATGGTGGCATTGTTGAATGATATCACCGAT